A region from the Variovorax paradoxus genome encodes:
- a CDS encoding TRAP transporter large permease subunit gives MTIAIFLGALLGAMAIGVPIAYSLLLCGVALMWHLDLFDAQILAQNVINGADSFPLLAVPFFMLAGEAMNQGGLSRRIVNLALAVVGHVRGGLGYVAIVAACILSALSGSAVADAAALSALLIPMMVAAGHDKARSGGLIAASGVIGPIIPPSIGFVIFGVAANVSISKLFLAGIFPGILIGASLWFTWWWLVRKEKVLPPPRKSSAEMLTALREATWALMLPLIILVGLRFGIFTPTEAAVVAAVYAIFVATVVYRELKPSQFYAMFVSAAKTSAIVMFLVAAAMVSAWLITVADLPAKLVALLEPLIASPMLLMVVIMVLVMAVGTAMDMTPTILILTPVLMPVIKAAGIDPIYFGVLFIINNSIGLITPPVGTVLNVVAGVGRMKMDEVTRGVWPFAVAEFGMMFLMVMFPQLVIWPARLLSG, from the coding sequence ATGACGATCGCCATCTTCCTCGGTGCCCTGCTGGGCGCCATGGCCATCGGCGTGCCGATCGCCTATTCGCTGCTCTTGTGCGGTGTCGCGCTGATGTGGCACCTCGACCTGTTCGATGCCCAGATCCTGGCGCAGAACGTGATCAACGGCGCCGATAGCTTTCCGCTGCTGGCCGTGCCCTTCTTCATGCTGGCCGGCGAGGCCATGAACCAGGGTGGCCTGTCCCGGCGCATCGTGAACCTGGCGCTGGCGGTGGTGGGCCATGTCCGCGGCGGCCTCGGCTACGTCGCGATCGTGGCGGCCTGCATTCTCTCGGCGCTGTCGGGTTCGGCGGTGGCCGATGCGGCCGCGCTGTCGGCACTGCTCATTCCGATGATGGTGGCCGCCGGCCACGACAAGGCGCGCTCGGGCGGCCTGATCGCCGCCTCGGGCGTGATCGGTCCGATCATCCCGCCTTCGATCGGCTTCGTGATCTTCGGGGTCGCCGCCAACGTGTCGATCTCCAAGCTGTTTCTTGCAGGCATCTTCCCGGGCATCCTGATCGGGGCTTCGCTCTGGTTCACATGGTGGTGGCTGGTGCGCAAGGAAAAGGTGCTGCCGCCGCCGCGCAAGTCCAGCGCCGAGATGCTCACCGCGCTGCGCGAAGCGACCTGGGCGCTGATGCTGCCGCTGATCATCCTGGTGGGCCTGCGCTTCGGCATCTTCACGCCCACGGAAGCAGCGGTGGTGGCCGCGGTCTACGCGATCTTCGTCGCCACCGTGGTCTACCGCGAGCTCAAGCCCTCGCAGTTCTATGCCATGTTCGTCTCGGCGGCCAAGACCAGCGCGATCGTGATGTTCCTGGTCGCGGCGGCCATGGTGTCGGCCTGGCTCATCACCGTGGCCGACCTGCCGGCCAAGCTGGTCGCGCTGCTCGAACCGCTGATCGCGAGCCCGATGCTGCTGATGGTCGTGATCATGGTGCTGGTGATGGCGGTCGGCACCGCGATGGACATGACGCCCACCATCCTGATCCTCACGCCGGTGCTGATGCCGGTCATCAAGGCGGCGGGCATCGACCCGATCTACTTCGGCGTGCTCTTCATCATCAACAACTCGATCGGCCTCATCACGCCGCCGGTGGGCACGGTGCTCAATGTGGTAGCCGGCGTCGGTCGAATGAAGATGGACGAGGTCACGCGCGGCGTGTGGCCCTTTGCCGTCGCGGAGTTCGGAATGATGTTCCTGATGGTCATGTTCCCCCAGCTCGTCATCTGGCCGGCCCGGCTGCTGAGCGGCTGA
- a CDS encoding Bug family tripartite tricarboxylate transporter substrate binding protein, with product MSDDHFLNEYQATRRQWLQGGGALALGGLLPSLASAQAGWPSKSVRFVVPFAPGGSSEIVARSTAAELSRTLGQSVFVDNKPGAAGNIAMSEVARSTDQHTLILGHIGTLAVNPYIFAKLPYDANKDFKPVSLLAKVPSLYVVHPDVPAKNLKEFIAYAKSKPGKLSYGSAGNGSAGHLAFEYLKMTAGVFMLHVPYRGTGPMVTDLLSGRLDASAIGAAAIIPFIKAGKVRCIATGSAKRLAQLPDVATVAEQGFPGFEMTQWYGMLAPANIEPANLAKLSAETMKAVKSPDSMQRLTADAAEAIGGTPEQFAQFIAAEQARWQKVIARANIKPD from the coding sequence ATGTCCGACGATCACTTCCTGAACGAATACCAGGCCACCCGCCGCCAATGGCTGCAGGGCGGCGGCGCGCTGGCCCTGGGCGGCCTGCTGCCTTCGCTGGCCTCGGCGCAGGCCGGCTGGCCGAGCAAGTCGGTGCGCTTCGTCGTGCCCTTCGCACCGGGCGGCAGCTCGGAGATCGTCGCGCGCTCCACCGCCGCCGAGCTTTCGCGCACGCTGGGCCAGAGCGTCTTCGTCGACAACAAGCCCGGCGCGGCCGGCAACATCGCGATGAGCGAAGTGGCGCGCAGCACCGACCAGCACACGCTGATCCTCGGCCATATCGGCACGCTGGCGGTCAACCCCTACATCTTCGCCAAGCTGCCCTATGACGCGAACAAGGACTTCAAGCCCGTGAGCCTGCTGGCCAAGGTGCCCAGCCTCTACGTGGTGCACCCCGACGTGCCCGCGAAGAACCTCAAGGAGTTCATCGCCTATGCCAAGTCGAAGCCGGGCAAGCTGAGCTACGGCTCCGCGGGCAACGGCAGCGCGGGCCACCTGGCTTTCGAATACCTGAAGATGACCGCGGGCGTGTTCATGCTGCACGTGCCCTACCGCGGCACCGGACCGATGGTGACCGACCTGCTCTCGGGCCGGCTCGACGCCTCGGCCATCGGCGCCGCGGCCATCATTCCGTTCATCAAGGCCGGCAAGGTGCGCTGCATCGCCACCGGCTCGGCCAAGCGCCTGGCGCAGCTGCCTGACGTGGCCACGGTGGCCGAGCAGGGCTTCCCCGGCTTCGAAATGACGCAGTGGTACGGCATGCTCGCGCCGGCCAACATCGAGCCCGCGAACCTGGCCAAGCTCTCGGCCGAAACGATGAAGGCCGTGAAGTCGCCCGATTCGATGCAGCGGCTGACGGCCGATGCGGCCGAGGCCATCGGCGGCACGCCCGAGCAGTTCGCGCAGTTCATTGCGGCGGAGCAGGCGCGCTGGCAGAAAGTCATTGCAAGGGCAAACATCAAGCCGGACTGA
- a CDS encoding shikimate dehydrogenase family protein codes for MTTSISGSTLAYLIPGDPVRNVRLPRMFNAAFERFGIDAVLVPVQVPLRDFAVFFKSAFLARNVRGMVIAPPHKPMAVDLLDGCGLFGRVAGSVNVVRRIENNELEGDLFDGEGLLGALDHFNIPFRGKRVLILGAGVSAAAIGVALAEGGTVDGAEHIAFHDTSAGKAAGVAAKLDAFFDANVVAVDSNAPEGYDLVINATPLGLDEADALPVDVARMDGHAALFDILLRNQPTPLVRAARARGLNAQAGFEMLIQQMPHYLGYFGHKDAAQGVRDNADFLRELIYPAAMSAEIAAPLRYRSDSVA; via the coding sequence ATGACCACCTCCATCAGCGGCAGCACCCTGGCGTACCTGATTCCCGGCGACCCTGTGCGCAACGTGCGCCTGCCCAGGATGTTCAACGCCGCCTTCGAGCGCTTCGGCATCGACGCGGTGCTGGTGCCGGTGCAGGTGCCGCTGCGCGATTTTGCGGTGTTCTTCAAGTCGGCCTTCCTCGCGCGCAACGTGCGCGGCATGGTGATTGCGCCGCCGCACAAGCCGATGGCGGTCGACCTGCTCGACGGCTGCGGCCTGTTCGGCCGCGTGGCGGGCTCGGTGAACGTGGTGCGCCGCATCGAGAACAACGAGCTGGAGGGCGACCTGTTCGACGGCGAAGGCCTGCTGGGTGCGCTGGACCACTTCAACATTCCGTTCCGCGGCAAGCGGGTGCTGATCCTGGGCGCCGGCGTGAGCGCCGCGGCCATTGGCGTGGCGCTGGCCGAAGGCGGCACGGTCGATGGCGCCGAGCACATCGCGTTCCACGACACCTCGGCCGGCAAGGCGGCCGGCGTGGCGGCCAAGCTCGATGCCTTCTTCGATGCCAACGTGGTGGCGGTCGACAGCAATGCGCCCGAAGGCTACGACCTCGTCATCAACGCCACGCCGCTCGGCCTGGACGAGGCCGACGCGCTGCCCGTGGACGTCGCGCGCATGGACGGCCATGCCGCGCTGTTCGACATCCTGTTGCGCAACCAGCCGACGCCACTGGTGCGCGCGGCGCGCGCGCGCGGCCTCAATGCGCAGGCCGGCTTCGAGATGCTGATCCAGCAGATGCCGCACTACCTGGGGTATTTCGGCCACAAGGATGCGGCGCAGGGCGTGCGTGACAACGCCGATTTCCTGCGCGAGCTGATCTATCCGGCCGCCATGAGCGCGGAGATCGCGGCTCCGCTGCGCTACCGCTCCGACAGCGTCGCCTAG
- a CDS encoding carboxymuconolactone decarboxylase family protein, whose protein sequence is MTDEASTSPANDYEAGLVNRRRVLGDAWVDKSLANRNGFNAEFQELITRHAWNDIWGRPALGDKTRRYMVLSMMLGIHAYEEFAMHVRAALDGPPESRLAPDDIKEVIMMAAIYCGVPVANHAFGIAAGILREKGLLPAATQSEPR, encoded by the coding sequence ATGACCGACGAAGCAAGCACCTCTCCCGCGAACGACTACGAAGCCGGCCTCGTCAACCGCCGCCGCGTGCTGGGCGATGCCTGGGTCGACAAGTCGCTGGCCAACCGCAACGGGTTCAACGCCGAGTTCCAGGAGCTCATCACCCGCCATGCGTGGAACGACATCTGGGGCCGCCCCGCGCTGGGCGACAAGACGCGCCGCTACATGGTGCTGTCGATGATGCTGGGCATCCACGCGTACGAAGAATTCGCGATGCATGTGCGCGCCGCGCTCGACGGTCCGCCCGAGTCGCGCCTCGCGCCCGATGACATCAAGGAAGTCATCATGATGGCGGCCATCTACTGCGGCGTGCCGGTGGCCAACCACGCCTTCGGCATTGCCGCCGGCATCCTGCGCGAGAAGGGCCTGCTGCCCGCGGCAACCCAGTCCGAACCCCGGTGA
- a CDS encoding MFS transporter — translation MSAPVARKGRFDVTFTLLLPLLLAAQPVATDSYLPALPAIASELGSASTSLTLFVLAFGFAQLLCGPLADRFGRRPVLLAGLGCYAIAALGGAFAGSVAVLAGWRALQGFSMAAILVCARAAVRDLYPAHEGPHVMARGLTGLGVVGLLAPLLGAWLVQGAGWRWVMAWMALYALLLLALCWRSFGETRRPLAGDLSAPRGSARAVFASRSFRAWASLAATTYGGLFCFLLLSPMVYIGYLGWSPAMYGWIPAGGSLVYIFSTTLCRRLLRKRGPVRTVQLGATLSMAGASIQALGCWLAPHSAVPLLAGHAFYCLGHGIHQPCGQAGAVGDLPHLAGRAVSWSGFGMMMVAFSAGQIAAQFVDTGFSNGAWPMVAPMLLAGCGLLAIAFLWLPRLQHPMKEKESP, via the coding sequence GTGAGCGCGCCGGTCGCCCGGAAGGGCCGGTTCGACGTCACTTTCACCTTGCTGCTGCCGCTGCTCCTGGCGGCGCAGCCCGTGGCCACCGACAGCTACCTGCCCGCGCTGCCCGCCATCGCCAGCGAACTCGGCTCGGCCAGCACCAGCCTTACGCTGTTCGTGCTGGCCTTCGGCTTTGCGCAACTGCTGTGCGGCCCGCTGGCCGATCGCTTCGGCCGCCGGCCGGTGTTGCTGGCGGGCCTCGGCTGCTATGCAATCGCGGCGCTGGGCGGCGCCTTCGCCGGCAGCGTGGCGGTGCTCGCAGGCTGGCGCGCGCTGCAGGGCTTTTCGATGGCGGCCATCCTGGTGTGCGCACGTGCCGCGGTGCGCGATCTCTATCCAGCGCATGAAGGCCCGCACGTGATGGCGCGCGGGCTCACGGGCCTGGGCGTGGTCGGGCTGCTGGCGCCGCTTCTGGGCGCATGGCTGGTGCAGGGAGCAGGCTGGCGCTGGGTGATGGCGTGGATGGCGCTCTACGCGCTGCTGCTGCTTGCGCTGTGCTGGCGTTCGTTCGGCGAAACGCGGCGGCCGCTGGCGGGCGATCTTTCTGCGCCGCGCGGCAGCGCCCGCGCCGTGTTCGCGAGCCGCAGCTTCCGCGCCTGGGCCTCGTTGGCCGCAACGACCTACGGCGGCCTGTTCTGCTTTCTGCTGCTGTCGCCGATGGTCTACATCGGCTACTTGGGCTGGTCGCCCGCGATGTACGGCTGGATTCCGGCCGGCGGTTCGCTGGTCTACATCTTCAGCACCACCCTGTGCCGGCGGCTGCTGCGCAAGCGCGGGCCGGTGCGCACCGTGCAGCTGGGCGCCACGCTGAGCATGGCCGGCGCATCGATCCAGGCGCTGGGCTGCTGGCTGGCGCCGCACAGCGCCGTGCCGCTGCTCGCGGGCCACGCGTTCTATTGCCTCGGCCACGGCATCCACCAGCCCTGCGGCCAGGCCGGTGCCGTGGGCGACCTGCCGCACCTGGCGGGGCGGGCGGTGTCGTGGTCGGGTTTCGGCATGATGATGGTGGCGTTCAGCGCCGGGCAGATCGCGGCGCAGTTCGTCGACACCGGTTTTTCGAACGGCGCCTGGCCGATGGTCGCTCCGATGCTGCTCGCGGGCTGCGGGTTGCTGGCCATTGCGTTCCTCTGGCTGCCGCGTCTTCAGCATCCGATGAAAGAAAAGGAATCACCATGA
- a CDS encoding TRAP transporter small permease produces MTRIFSWYCRGLEGLMALMLAIMVVMVFGNVVLRYGFNSGITVSEEVSRWLFVWMTFLGAIVAVREHGHLGTDMLISKLPTWGKKLCLYLSHGLMLFASYLLLTGSWQQTLINWDVSAPTTGASVGIFYFVGVVFGVSAIVFLLYDLWLALSGKLSDAELVMVHESEEQGDIDRINAELARRDAEEALARQGGGNNNNTRGR; encoded by the coding sequence ATGACAAGAATTTTCTCGTGGTACTGCCGGGGGCTCGAAGGGCTCATGGCGCTGATGCTGGCCATCATGGTGGTCATGGTGTTCGGCAATGTCGTCCTGCGCTACGGCTTCAATTCGGGCATTACCGTGTCGGAGGAAGTGTCGCGCTGGCTCTTCGTCTGGATGACCTTCCTCGGCGCCATCGTCGCGGTGCGCGAGCACGGCCACCTGGGTACCGACATGCTGATCTCGAAGCTGCCCACCTGGGGCAAGAAGCTGTGCCTGTACCTGTCGCACGGGCTGATGCTGTTCGCCTCGTACCTGCTGCTCACGGGCAGCTGGCAGCAGACGCTGATCAACTGGGACGTGAGCGCACCCACCACCGGCGCCTCGGTCGGCATCTTCTACTTCGTCGGCGTGGTGTTCGGCGTCTCGGCCATCGTGTTCCTGCTGTACGACCTGTGGCTGGCGCTGAGCGGCAAGCTCAGCGACGCCGAACTCGTGATGGTGCACGAGTCGGAAGAGCAGGGCGACATCGACAGGATCAACGCCGAGCTGGCGCGCCGCGATGCCGAAGAGGCACTCGCCCGCCAAGGCGGCGGCAACAACAACAACACGCGGGGCCGCTGA
- a CDS encoding TRAP transporter substrate-binding protein, which yields MNSFFKQTLVAIVALAAMGGAAAQVKERTLKFAFQNQTGHPQAQGAQKFADLVAEKSGKKITVKLFPGGTLGGDLQTVSALQGGTVEITVLNAGILTAQVKEFAAYDFPFLFNNAQEADAVTDGPFGQKLLARLDEKNLHGLGYWDLGFRNLTNSKRPIAKAEDIAGLKIRVIQSPIYIDLFNTLGANATPMPFPELYSALDQKAVDGQENPNTVIASSKFAEVQKHITQTRHIYNPQALIISKKAWDGMSAEEKKIIGDAAAEATKFQRDVSRAAADTALDALKKAGMTVTELPPAEMAKLRDKVKPVIDKYTATVGEPTVKELMAEIAKVRK from the coding sequence ATGAACAGCTTTTTCAAACAGACACTGGTCGCCATCGTCGCGCTCGCGGCCATGGGCGGCGCCGCGGCCCAGGTGAAGGAACGCACGCTCAAGTTCGCGTTCCAGAACCAGACCGGCCACCCGCAGGCGCAAGGCGCGCAGAAGTTCGCCGACCTCGTCGCCGAGAAGTCGGGCAAGAAGATCACCGTCAAGCTGTTCCCGGGCGGCACGCTCGGCGGCGACCTGCAGACGGTTTCTGCGCTGCAAGGCGGCACTGTCGAGATCACGGTGCTCAACGCCGGCATCCTGACCGCGCAGGTCAAGGAGTTTGCCGCCTACGACTTCCCCTTCCTGTTCAACAACGCGCAGGAAGCCGACGCGGTGACCGACGGCCCCTTCGGCCAGAAGCTGCTCGCCAGGCTCGACGAGAAGAACCTGCACGGCCTCGGCTACTGGGACCTGGGGTTCCGCAACCTGACCAACAGCAAGCGCCCGATCGCCAAGGCCGAGGACATTGCGGGCCTGAAGATCCGCGTGATCCAGTCGCCGATCTACATCGACCTGTTCAACACGCTGGGCGCCAATGCCACGCCTATGCCCTTCCCGGAGCTGTATTCGGCGCTGGACCAGAAGGCGGTCGACGGCCAGGAGAACCCCAACACCGTGATCGCATCGTCGAAGTTCGCCGAGGTGCAGAAGCACATCACGCAGACGCGCCACATCTACAACCCGCAGGCGCTGATCATCAGCAAGAAGGCCTGGGACGGCATGAGCGCCGAAGAGAAGAAGATCATCGGCGACGCCGCGGCCGAAGCCACCAAATTCCAGCGCGATGTGTCCCGCGCCGCGGCCGACACCGCGCTGGACGCGCTCAAGAAAGCCGGCATGACCGTCACCGAACTGCCGCCCGCCGAAATGGCCAAGCTGCGCGACAAGGTCAAGCCGGTGATCGACAAGTACACGGCCACGGTGGGCGAGCCGACCGTCAAGGAACTGATGGCGGAAATCGCCAAGGTTCGCAAATAA
- a CDS encoding alpha/beta fold hydrolase: MTRLNVVREGSGPFVVLSHALGCDLHMWDGVAEQLARGHTVIRYDHRNHGGSEVVPGALRVETLAHDVAELIQREAGGEPVHFVGLSMGGMTAQALAVRHPELLRSVVIANSSAHYPDQSPWRARAETVAAKGVAAIASGAVSRWLTHGYVTTQEGKAAAQVLHDVLVRTDAQAYIDSCNAVAAIDFRESNRRIAVPTLVIAGLQDEATPLAMSEAIAAAIPGARLATIDAAHLSAVERPVEFTQLLIDYWRNL, from the coding sequence ATGACCCGTTTGAACGTCGTCCGCGAAGGCAGCGGCCCCTTCGTCGTGCTGAGCCATGCGCTCGGCTGCGACCTGCACATGTGGGACGGCGTGGCCGAGCAGCTCGCGCGCGGCCACACCGTGATCCGATACGACCACCGCAACCATGGCGGCTCGGAGGTGGTGCCGGGCGCGCTGCGCGTGGAGACGCTGGCGCACGACGTGGCCGAGCTCATCCAGCGCGAGGCGGGCGGGGAGCCGGTGCACTTCGTCGGCCTGTCGATGGGCGGCATGACCGCGCAGGCACTGGCGGTGCGCCATCCCGAGCTGCTGCGCAGCGTGGTGATCGCGAATTCGTCGGCCCACTACCCGGACCAGTCGCCGTGGCGCGCGCGCGCCGAGACGGTGGCCGCCAAGGGCGTGGCCGCCATTGCGTCCGGTGCGGTGTCGCGCTGGCTCACGCATGGCTATGTCACCACGCAGGAGGGCAAGGCCGCGGCGCAGGTGCTGCACGACGTGCTGGTGCGCACCGATGCGCAGGCCTACATCGACAGCTGCAATGCGGTGGCCGCCATCGATTTTCGCGAGAGCAACCGCCGCATCGCCGTGCCCACGCTGGTGATCGCGGGCCTGCAGGACGAGGCCACGCCGCTCGCCATGTCCGAGGCCATCGCGGCCGCCATTCCGGGCGCGCGCCTGGCCACCATCGATGCGGCGCATCTGAGTGCCGTGGAGCGGCCGGTCGAGTTCACTCAGTTGCTGATCGATTACTGGCGTAATCTTTGA
- a CDS encoding IclR family transcriptional regulator domain-containing protein, which produces MSTDATDLSPAPAGLDKRDWIAGLERGVSIIEAFDDAHPRLTASQAGERTGMTRTAARRYLLTLQHMGYVASDGKLFWLTPRVLRLGQSYLDSARLPRIVQPFLQRVAAGTSEIAYLSVMDGDEVVYIARNGPNRSMSTGYVLGARVPAQVTAAGMLMLALRSDAELADWLATRQLRVFTSHTIASMERMKLELARIRAQGWALSEQQLDLNSRGIAVPLRDRHGTLVGALNITMPMGHESSEDAVARVLPVLRETAQAMRNLI; this is translated from the coding sequence ATGAGCACCGATGCGACCGATCTTTCCCCCGCGCCGGCCGGCCTCGACAAGCGCGACTGGATCGCCGGGCTGGAGCGCGGCGTGAGCATCATCGAAGCCTTCGACGACGCCCATCCGCGCCTCACCGCCAGCCAGGCCGGCGAACGCACGGGCATGACGCGCACGGCCGCGCGGCGCTACCTGCTGACGCTGCAGCACATGGGCTACGTGGCGAGCGACGGCAAGCTGTTCTGGCTCACACCGCGCGTGCTGCGGCTCGGGCAGTCGTACCTCGACTCGGCGCGGCTGCCGCGCATCGTCCAGCCCTTCCTGCAGCGCGTGGCGGCCGGCACCAGCGAGATCGCCTACCTCAGCGTGATGGATGGCGACGAGGTGGTCTACATCGCGCGCAACGGCCCCAACCGCAGCATGAGCACCGGCTACGTGCTGGGCGCGCGCGTGCCGGCGCAGGTCACGGCGGCGGGCATGCTGATGCTCGCGCTGCGCAGCGACGCCGAGCTGGCCGACTGGCTCGCCACGCGGCAGCTGCGGGTGTTCACCTCGCACACCATCGCGAGCATGGAACGCATGAAGCTCGAACTCGCGCGCATCCGCGCGCAGGGCTGGGCGCTGTCGGAGCAGCAGCTCGACCTCAATTCGCGCGGCATTGCGGTGCCGCTGCGCGACCGGCACGGCACGCTGGTGGGCGCGCTCAACATCACCATGCCGATGGGCCATGAAAGCTCCGAAGACGCGGTGGCGCGCGTGCTGCCGGTCTTGCGCGAAACCGCGCAGGCCATGCGCAACCTGATCTGA
- a CDS encoding shikimate dehydrogenase family protein, protein MISGKTTLVAHLGFPTESFKAPMIYNPWFEKQGIDAVVVPMGVKPEDYPAAFAALFRLTNIRGALVTMPHKITTMGLVDEVTPTAKIAGACNAVLKRADGTLVGDQFDGAGFVRGVLRKGCALEGARVLVSGSGGVGSAIAASLAAAGVAEIALFDAYAASAEALATRLRTHYPALAVSTGSNDSAGFDLIVNATPLGMKEDDPLPFDVDRIAASTFVGEVVMKSEYTPLLRAARDKGCAVQVGTDMLFEMIPAYLEFFGFGTATADALRAEAKISY, encoded by the coding sequence ATGATCTCCGGCAAGACCACCCTCGTCGCGCACCTGGGCTTTCCCACCGAAAGCTTCAAGGCGCCGATGATCTACAACCCCTGGTTCGAGAAGCAGGGCATCGACGCCGTCGTGGTGCCGATGGGCGTGAAGCCCGAGGACTATCCCGCGGCCTTCGCCGCGCTGTTCCGGCTCACCAACATCCGTGGCGCGCTGGTGACCATGCCGCACAAGATCACGACCATGGGCCTGGTCGACGAGGTGACGCCCACCGCAAAGATCGCCGGCGCCTGCAACGCCGTGCTCAAGCGCGCCGACGGCACGCTGGTGGGCGACCAGTTCGACGGCGCCGGCTTCGTGCGCGGCGTGCTGCGCAAGGGCTGCGCGCTCGAGGGTGCGCGCGTGCTGGTCTCCGGCAGCGGCGGCGTCGGCTCGGCGATCGCGGCCTCGCTGGCGGCGGCCGGCGTTGCGGAAATTGCGCTCTTCGATGCCTACGCGGCCTCGGCTGAAGCGCTGGCCACGCGCCTGCGCACGCACTATCCGGCGCTGGCCGTGTCCACGGGCTCGAACGACTCGGCCGGCTTCGACCTCATCGTCAACGCCACGCCGCTGGGCATGAAGGAAGACGACCCGCTGCCTTTCGACGTGGACCGCATTGCGGCCTCGACCTTCGTCGGCGAGGTGGTCATGAAGTCGGAATACACGCCGCTGCTGCGCGCCGCCCGCGACAAGGGCTGCGCCGTGCAGGTGGGCACCGACATGCTGTTCGAGATGATTCCCGCGTATCTCGAATTCTTCGGCTTCGGCACCGCCACGGCCGATGCGCTGCGGGCCGAGGCGAAGATCAGCTACTGA
- the pcaB gene encoding 3-carboxy-cis,cis-muconate cycloisomerase: MSIFEGFLSTSETLSAFSDHNFVGAMLRFEAALTRAQAALGLVPEAAAHSIVGSCKVELFDVAKIVRDSGRAGSVAIPLVKALREAVGLFNPAAVPFVHFGSTSQDVIDTAMALVTREGIALIEADVDRAIEALLQHATQHAATPILARTLMQPASVTSFGLKCAGWAAPLVRSRARLREAARHALSVQLGGAVGTLAQMKGQGPAVVQRVADELGLGNAGATWHTQRDEWVALGCELGLLTGSLGKIARDISLMGQYEVGEVAEPTEPGRGGSSAMPHKRNPVAAMVALAAAQRAPQRVAALLAAMPQEHERALGGWQAELAEWPQLLMSAHGSARALAGALPGLQIDTARMRANLDTLRAELPREAADEWFDPALAGPAGETALRQVAALRAQLTAKDTSR, from the coding sequence ATGAGTATTTTCGAAGGCTTCCTTTCCACGTCCGAGACGCTTTCCGCCTTCAGCGACCACAATTTCGTCGGCGCGATGCTGCGTTTCGAGGCCGCATTGACCCGCGCGCAGGCCGCGCTCGGGCTGGTGCCGGAGGCGGCTGCGCATTCGATCGTCGGCAGCTGCAAGGTCGAGCTGTTCGACGTGGCCAAGATCGTGCGCGACAGCGGCCGCGCCGGCAGCGTCGCGATCCCGCTGGTCAAGGCCCTGAGGGAGGCCGTGGGCCTGTTCAATCCCGCGGCCGTGCCCTTCGTGCATTTCGGCAGCACCAGCCAGGACGTGATCGACACCGCCATGGCGCTGGTCACGCGCGAAGGCATCGCGCTGATCGAAGCCGATGTCGACCGCGCCATCGAGGCGCTGCTGCAGCACGCCACGCAGCATGCGGCCACGCCGATCCTTGCGCGCACCCTGATGCAGCCCGCGTCGGTCACGAGCTTCGGCCTCAAGTGCGCCGGCTGGGCCGCGCCGCTGGTGCGCAGCCGCGCCCGCCTGCGGGAGGCCGCGCGCCATGCGCTGAGCGTGCAGCTCGGCGGAGCCGTCGGCACGCTGGCGCAGATGAAGGGGCAGGGGCCGGCGGTCGTGCAGCGCGTGGCGGACGAGCTCGGCCTCGGCAATGCCGGTGCCACCTGGCACACGCAGCGCGACGAATGGGTCGCGCTCGGCTGCGAGCTGGGGCTGCTCACGGGCAGCCTCGGCAAGATCGCGCGCGACATTTCGCTCATGGGCCAGTACGAGGTCGGCGAGGTGGCCGAACCCACCGAGCCGGGCCGCGGCGGCTCCTCGGCCATGCCGCACAAGCGCAACCCCGTGGCGGCGATGGTTGCGCTGGCCGCGGCCCAGCGTGCGCCGCAGCGCGTGGCCGCGCTGCTGGCCGCCATGCCGCAGGAACACGAGCGCGCGCTCGGCGGCTGGCAGGCCGAACTGGCCGAATGGCCGCAGCTGCTGATGTCGGCACACGGAAGCGCACGCGCGCTGGCCGGTGCGCTGCCCGGCCTGCAGATCGACACGGCGCGCATGCGTGCCAACCTCGACACCCTGCGCGCGGAGCTGCCGCGCGAGGCCGCGGACGAATGGTTCGACCCCGCCCTCGCCGGGCCCGCCGGCGAAACCGCGCTGCGGCAAGTGGCGGCCCTGCGCGCCCAACTGACTGCGAAAGACACATCCCGATGA